aggttacaaataattcctatgatcatctaaacatcataagaacaagaatatgaatatgaacaccttcaagaatcaaaatcacatttaatctttgtaattttgataactagttgttgtaaatgagttagaaaagacattacaccttctaaaacaagttttcaagtaccaaaacaatttagggtaatgtttctaatccatttccagcaactgaagtcgaaattctgcactctgtcgaccctactcgccgagtgcataaacctactcgcggagtaggttgaagatacaagtgaactcgacgagtcctccccatggactcgccgagtccatcagtcagacaacaagattttcgactttcttcaacttttaagcacaaataacaaacaaacaagcctaggctctgataccactgatgggttttgagcattctaacacttcctaagtgtacatgcaaccctaataaccttggatcaatgtttgtctaattatcatgcaaagttgaatttccaaggttatattcctatctagcatacatggggaacaattttaacttgaataatagatagaataacttaccttgttgttggttgtgttccttgaaaccttgtgagcctagcaccccaagtgtgatgcctcaaatgcttcacacaacaccaaatgctcttgaaagactcttgagataatacacacttctaaaaatcggccaagccctctagtttcttagtgtagccgattttggtggagaatatgcttcttatatagtgttgacacatctagggttacaccatgtaaaccctaatgtgtcatgactcttcatttccatgacccatgggtttgtaactcccatggagcatcctatgggtagaacccaacttgataatccatggagcctcttagcccactatacaagatatggatgatttacataatcaacccatatatttaattagttatcctttgatcacttaattaattccaaattaattctttgatcaaactaatcaaataatattattaatatattagaacttataatatattaataatctccaagtgttatttctctcatttagtctatccaatttcatggtgccatgcaacccaaatggaccatgccgggtcgggtcaagtacacgcccgaaatagttatggacttagacaccttatccaacaaaaagtcctttggatatctcttctataggccgagtgacaatgttgtcttcgttgcgaggagaggggtttttcgagagcgagaactcataagccaagaggaaagtgggaggcagattaatcttgaagagattcaagagcaaagcgatgaaggaacctctaacactggcgctcaacccgaggaggaaactccggttgaacctattgacgagtacttacctcttagatgttccgaaagatttagtgttccaccccagttttatggtttttgtattactacagaaggggatacgttcattagtgatagtacactagtgaatttagatgaacctaacagctataaggaagccatggtaggcccagagtcttcaaaatggaaagaggcgatagacaacgagattcagtccatgtatgacaaccaagtttgaaatttggttgatcatgtatCGGGTCATAAGAcggtcaggtgcaaatggatcttcaaaaataagaccaacatggatgggaatgtgcacacttataaggcgcgattggttacgaagggctttactcaaactcccagagttgactatgatgagaccttctcaccagttgcgaagataaaatctattagggtaatgaTGGCCATtaatgcatttcatgactatgaaatatgggaaatagatgtcaaaaccgctttccttaatgggaagttggctgaggatgtttacctatctcagctagagggttttgtcaatgcaaagcatcctaatagagtgtgcaagcttgagaagtccatttatggacttaagcaagcgtctcacagatggaatctttgtttcgatgagaaagtcaaagaatatAGATTTCTGCGAAgcaaggatgaatcatgtgtatatgtcaaagtcagtgggagtatagttagctacctcgtattgtatgtcgatgaaatactgctcataggaaacaacatcccgacaTTGCAGGAaataaagtcctggctcgggaagtgcttcgctatgaaggacctcggagaggctgcctatattctgggaataaggatagtgagaaatagAAGTAAAAgagtaataggacttagtcataatacttacttggacaaggtactaaaacattttagtatggagaattccaagaaaggggagttaccaatccaaagtaatgccaagttgagtaacactcaaagtccgagtactgaagccGATATAgaagagatgagccgagtaccctatgctttcgcagttggctcgatcatgtatgctatgacttgtactcgccctgatgtggccatctctttgagcatggtcagcagatatcaagggaaccctggcaaagcacattggaccgtagtcaagaatattcttaagtaccttcggaggaccaatgaatggtttctagtcctcggtgggagtgatgacttaaaggtatgagggtacagtgacgccaactttcaaaccgATAGGAACAATTACCGTTTGCAGTCGAggtgggtctttaccttaaatggaggagcagtgacttggaaaagttccaagcaggagaccgtggctgattcaacgtgcgaatcagagtacattgtagtGAGCGAaccgtcaaaggaggcgatatggttgaataacttcattggagaccttggagtagtgcTGACCATaaaagagcctatggaaattttctgtgataacgaaggagcggttgccttgactaacaaaccgagggatcatggtagatctcaacaTATTAATAGAATATACCACTTTATTCGACACCGGGTAGAAGAAgaactcctcgtagtaaagagggtatcgtcggaggataacccagtagatccgcttacgaagcgactgagtagggttaagcacttggagcatgctaggagcattgggctgaaggacgatattagtttagattatatagtttgaaacatgtaatagataaatgtaattgacatttcatgattaaataaaggggtattatttataagtaaagttactatctaatgttaattgtttacctattgtttcattttgcatgttttgacttcctgaataattataatcgaattattcaaacgatcCACAGTCGTTCTtatattggaagtaggtatgaatgaagattgtcatgaactgCTGTGTAGATTGtcaaaagtgtattagacataccaaaggtttgctgcaatgttcatgagtgtttatgaatacgaatttgagcattggaataaacccacgcttgctggaatcacttcatggaatttatcacaagtgatcgcaagacgataatatcatatggtcttaaaactaagatatatgatttattgttttctggttggttatgcattgatgatgcgtaaacgcattagtaacttgatgttataaaacacattgttgtgtacgatttgattagtaaatggtaaatgcatataagtcaaaggttatctgttccttttattctaagagggtaaatgcgatatcagggcccctcgatgatttgatttgacttatgtgccgggcccggtcaggactaaacTGATgttttcaattaagttctatgtcaaataaatccgagatcgagaaacaaactgctggacaataagtatgactatgttccatgtaattgtccacacgatatctagaacgtagggctatacgatcccttatttgTAACACCCtgggttttctcggtacgtttggttattttaatttaattatccttgtaaccttgggttaatttatttaaccaatgtctgatttcttatgttattggactcttttgatcatcttgtaaactccttttattgaagtccatgggctatgggcctatttgcaaagtccatctagttaattctacttaatgtgtaaattgaatcatttggaacacacacaaggaaaacactctaaaccctccctctctctcaaaaatcgtccctctcactctctttgggatcaagagcagccaaggggctgtttggagcttaattcttgttcatttccagccttgatttgtattggtatgaacctccttatcctttcttacaacttgattcataaccttgttctagttttatgatttcatcttcacctcttctccttcttattttatttgtaattgtattttatacatcatctcaagatcctatcttcaccccatatatggtggatgatggatgtaggggattacatgtggcaaaagatcatggaaaccctaaaagggagaatgatgattttatgtgcttatgtttattttcatgttgattattattacatccttgtggctaaatgaaatcctaatgatccctaaccctttttagtaccaccattatcatggggactgaattgggatgatgaacacatcttaaaatgtgtttcaaaaggagaaggatggataagccaaaaaggaatcacaggtggctacgattctgttttccatcagatctatagtcattttgtaaaaatcatatctggagtTATAAAaatcaaacggaccccaaaccagttccaaaagttcacaaattgagttgtaTAACTTTattaagaaggccaacctcactgataagggttttatctatgtgaaagaatggcatctttgctgttaggtctgatccgggtctgttctgatatgtcattttgttttcatcatttctaaggcttggaaaaggatccagagtgattccaagtttctatatgttccttatattatgaatttaagatctggagaatatggggtgttatttccaattataaattggttagaatgaatccacactccaggtcagtgggcagtcaccagcttttgctagtgctgtgattgtccacaatgtgaattttatatctggagtttgagagattcttttcattcaattccaactctgagactttcacttgtatgtcctttacttctcttaattttcttttggacgaattctactcacaagttgggtagaattggccaacatcacttgactgtattgttggagacagaagtgatacaccattttgtaaaattcatatttaattcgtcttttggagttagaatgagttctttatagttgtggaatccagggcaatcatagtttcctataaaatttagttaaagctatgtttctgttttagattttggagtaaatccgttttgaacagcaggtctgtttcagagaccttgctgtgattactcttttctcaactcatagcttcattacttctcctttctaacctttagtccttcttaggtgaggttttgaatTTTGCTCAaacttggtagcattatttgattgttatccatccttaatactcactcaaggtgagttctctcacacctttgtattgatgattgtgtttgctagttagctcgtgtgtgattatttgaatttatactatataagtattgttttaattcgtacatgtgcactgtatgtaactaattatggatatggggacaccaccaaaggatacggatttaccggtgcggtgggtaggtaagatcaccaacgtaatactcttcgtgaggtgcggtgattagggccaaatgatacgggatcttcccggtgcggttcaaacctacaagtccttctcgtaatatagacattgattcgttctttgcctttatcattataattggaaaatggattagggctagtaaatatgaatgttagtacaatgtctgtgtttgaattcactaagcttcgtgattacgtttttcccttataacttttcaggtgttaagattaaagaggctaaggcttgacatggagcaccgggacatcgctactagttattttgttgggaccttattattattattacttccgcacttattttatatgattattaagttgatggattctgttatgactatttcagttgttttaacttaatttaagatgagttttaaaagtttaaaatttttgcaaaaaaattgggtgtcacaagttggtatcagagccacagtttgagggaactaggcattcttgtggatgttctagactcaaatttgaggctctataagagtttattttctttttaaaatacttTTCAAACCTTCTAAAGACTAGTAGTGGAAGATGTCGCGGTGTACCAGTCAGCCAGCCAagtaagccttatttcttatgttaaatgtttatgttaaattgttgactatgaattggattctactagccttaaaatattagattacacacttagttagtgttaacatgtgagagagttgtaaaattaacggctagagcgaattggaaattttgaaactagacgcgaatgcgaaattggaacttgtgtggaaggtagtagaaggGCCCCTACTATTTGAAACATCGGTGCCGGTTTCGACTCGGGGCAAGGTTAAATAACTTTTCGGCAAGCTGAGTGTTTTGTCTTCCTAGAAATATCTAGGCTGAAttgtttctaagattttccttCTTCTGTGGATACCAATGGCTACGCCTGctcgacttaatcagctccaaatggAGCAAGTTAGGGATATTGTCGCTGAGGAATTCAATAACGGTTTCAACGAACTAATCCCGGGTGTGACCAACGACATAATCAACCAATTCGGTGCTCTTCTGGATGAGCGCCTCGCAACTATTCCCGGGGAAGCGTTACTGTCTCTGCCTGTTCAGGATTTGGCATACTACTTCGAGAAGTTCAACAAGTGTAGCCCTCCTCTTTGGAATGGTGAATCCGACCAAGTTGCTACTAAGCCCTGGGTGTCAGATGTTGAGGGCGCCTTCATAAGTGTTGGGTGTCCGGACTAGTACAAAGCAGTGATCGCCATGAATCAGCTGTGAAAAAGGGGAAAGACATAGTGGAACACCATCACCGCTCTATTGAACGAAGACGAAGTGAGGGCcatgtcttgggcccaatttgtggagaggttcgaggcacaatatgtacctaaggtggagcagcagcggatgcagcaagagttcatggccttacAGCAGACTACCGAATCCGTTAGTGACCTGAACGCCAAGTTCTTGGAGATGCTATCTTTTTGCCCCTCGTTTGCTGGGAACGAGGCCTGGTTAGTCAGCCGGTACACGGCCATCCTACGTATCGAGATTCGGGAATTCGTTAGCATGCAGGAGTTCTCGACTTTATCTGCGATCATGAATGTAGCGAggaggagggaaatcgagttgcagACCCAGTCCAAGAGGAAGGCCAATGGCACCTCTTCCAAGACATCCAGAGATGCCCAGAAAATGCAAAAGCAGGGTAGTAAGTCAACTTATGAGTGAAGGACGTCTTCAGGGCGAGAAAAATATGTTGATATGCTACAACTGCAAAAAGCCAGGGCATCATTGGAAGAATTGTAGGGATCCCCCTGCGAGTGCAGTACCTCATATTACTTCTGCAGTTCCCGTCTGCTATCACTGCAACAAGACGGGACACAAGAAGCCTGAATGCCCGAAGTTGAAGACTGGTAAAAGAGACAGGGGTACAAATCCTGCAATTGCATCATCCTCTAAGGGAACCACTATGGTGACACGAGGTCGTGCTCACCAGATGACTGTGGAGGAGCCGGTGATTACAACGAAAGTGGCAGACACTTATTTGCTAGATTCCAATCCcgatgttgttatgtttgatagcgGTGCTACCCATTCTTTTGTATCTCACACGTTTATTAATCGTTTGGGGCGTAATATCGGAAAATTGGCTCACCCAATGGTTGTCGATGTTGTCGACAACCGCACTATTTATATCACCGATGTTTATCCGGGTTACACTCTCGAGTTTTCTGGAGTTGAATTCCCCATGGATCTTATCCCTATTGCGATGCGAGAGCTCTGCGTTATCGTAGGTATAGATTGGCTTGATGCGTTTGATGCGGAAATTCACTGTCGTAAGAAGCAAGTTCGTGTTCGAAACCCTAGAGGTGGAGAACTTATTATTCAAGGGGACATTCCCCGCCTGGCTATGGCTTCTTGCTCTTCTGCTATAGCACTAGACGATGTTCCTATCGTTTCCGACTTCAGTGATGTCTTTGCGGAGGAACTCCCTGGCTTGCCACCTAttcggcaagtggagtttcgtattgatttggtgccaggtgcgactccggtagcgaaatctccttaccgcttggcaccacctgcaatgaaagagctccaagataaacttcaagaactaagtcataaagggtttatacggctaagctgctcgccttggggtgctcctattctctttgtgaagaagaaagatggatcccaacgaatgtgtattgattatagggagctaaacaagcgcacgataaagaataggtacctgttgccacgtattgacgatcttttcgatcagcttcagggagcatcttggttttccaagattgatttacgttccggttaccatcagatgcgtgttcgtgaagaagacattgagaaaacagcattccgtactcgatatgggcactttgaattcgtagtgatgccttttgggctaaccaatgcacccgcagcgttcatggatctcatgaaccgggtgtgtagccTGATGCTTGACTGTTTggtcatagtgttcatagatgatatcttagtCTATTCTAAGAGCAAAGATGAGCATCAGAAACACCTTCAGGAGATTCTGGAAACTCTGGCAAgagaaaggctttatgctaaattttcaaaatgtgaattttggttggAAGAAGTTCAGTTCTTGGGGCATGTGGTAAACAAACAAGGTATCAAGGTCGATCAAGCCAAGGTTGATGCGGTTAAACAATGGAAGATTCCGAAAACACCTTctgaaattcgcagtttcttgggtttagccggttattaccggaggttcattgaaaatttctctaaaatcgccttacCACTCACCTGATTGAATAAGAAATCAATGAAATTcgtttggggcccggagcagcaactggcgtttgatgagttaaggaaacgattgtgtgaagctccgactttggccttacctgatggggttgaggatatggtggtttactgtgatgcatcgcttcAAGGTCTTGGTGCTGTGTTAATGCAAAGAGatagggtgatagcctatgcctcccgacagctgaaaccccacgaacgaaactaccccactcatgatttggagcttggtgctgttgttttcgctcttaagatttggagacactatctctatggagtgaagtttatcatatacactgaccataagagtctaaaatatttgttcgagcagcgggatttgaatatgaggcagatccGATGGTTGGAtatggtaaaagattatgattgtgaaattcactaccaccccgctaaagctaatgtggtagctgatgctctcagtcgtaaacaatctgccgaaccgattcgagctaagtgtctccagatcacgatggtgtcgtctttgttagatctaatccgggatgcccaaaagacggcaatactggaggaaaacatcaggcgtgagaagattgggaaagagttgcctaagatggaacgagacgggcggggtttgctgactcgctacggtaggatttgggttccatataccgggggaaattggaaaaccctaatggatgagtctcataagtcaaaattttctatccatcctggtgctactaaaATGTATCGGGACCTTCATGAGGCTTACTGGTGGCATGGAATGAAGAATAATATGGCTCAATTTGTGGAAGAATGTATGACctgtcggaaggtcaaggcggaacaccagaaaccgcatgggaagttgcaaccattagagattcctgaatggaaatgggagcatctaaccatggacttcattacaaaacttcctagaactgcccgaggatcagatacgatatgggtgattgttgattgtttgactaagagtgctcactttctggctataaaggagagctcatcggcggacaaattagccgagatctttgttcgggagattgtctcattacatggggtgcccgtttctatcgtctcagatcgagacacccgatttacctctcggttctgtaggaagtttcaagaggaattAGGCATACAATTACATTTTAGTATCGccttccatccgcagacagacgggtagagtgagcggacgattcagaccttggaggacatgcttagggcatgtgcgattgattttgggggtagttaggatgaccatctacatctagctaagttttcttataacaatagctatcactcgagcattaaaatgcctccatatgaagccttgtacgggaggaagtgcaggtcGCCTgcttgttggggcgaggttgggcagagggtactTGAGAGTACCGATATCGTGCTACGGACTACAGAGAAAATCCAAGTGATTCGGGATCATTTGGTCACAGCGAgcagtcgtcagaaaagttatgccgacaaaagatgccccaatcttgagttccaggtgggagattatgtgttgcttaaagtctccccctggaaaggtgtgattcgatttcgGAAGTGGGGAAAGCTCGGACCTCGATTCATTGGACCCTACAAGGTCATAGCCCGTGTGAGAAACCAATCGCAATTTTAGAACGAAAGACGAAAGCTCTCCgcaacaagactataaacctggttaaggtgcagtggcaacataggaagggttcggaatggacttgggaactggaatgcgagatgcgggctcattatccggatctgtttctaggttttgacttcgaggacgaagtccgttcttagtgggggagagttgtaacgccctgggttttctcggtacgtttggttattttaatttaattatccttgtaaccttgggttaatttatttaaccaatgtctgatttcttatgttattggactcttttgatcatcttgtaaactccttttattgaagtccatgggctatgggcctatttgcaaagtccatctagttaatagtacttaatgtgtaaattaaatcatttggaacacacacaaggaaaacactctaaaccctccctctctctcaaaaatcgtccctctcactctctttgggatcaagagcagccaaggggctgtttggagcttaattcttgttcatttccagccttgatttgtattggtatgaacctccttatcctttcttacaacatgattcataaccttgttctagttttatgatttcatcttcacctcttctccttcttattttatttgtaattgtattttatacatcatctcaagatcctatcttgaccccatatatggtggatgatggatctaggggattacatgaggcaaaagatcatggaaaccctaaaagggagaatgatgattttatgtgcttatgtttattttcatgttgattattattacatccttgtggctaaatgaaatcctaatgatccctaaccctttttagtaccaccattatcatggggactgaattgggatgatgaacacatcttaaaatgtgtttcaaaaggagaaggatggataagccaaaaaggaatcacaggtggctacgattctgttttccatcagatctgtagtcattttgtgaaaatcatatctggagttataaaactcaaacggaccccaaaccagttccaaaagttcacaaattgagttgtaTAACTTTattaagaaggccaacctcactgataagggttttatctatgtgaaagaatggcatctttgctgttaggtctgatccgggtctgttctgatatgtcattttgttttcatcatttctaaggcttggaaaaggatccagagtgattccaagtttctatatgttccttatattctgaatttaagatctggagaatatggggtgttatttccaattataaattggttagaatgaatccacactccaggtcagtgggcagtcaccagatTTTGCTAgtgttgtgattgtccacaatgtgaattttatatctggagtttgagagattcttttcattcaattccaactctgagactttcacttgtatgtcctttacttctcttaattttcttttggacgaattctactcacaagttgggtagaattggccaacatcacttgactgtattgttggagacagaagtgatacaccattttgtaaaattcatatttaattcgtcttttggagttagaatgagttctttatagttgtggaatccagagcaatcatagtttcctataaaatttagttaaagctatgtttctgttttagattttggagtaaatccgttttgaacagcaggtctgtttcagagaccttgctgtgattactcttttctcaactcatagcttcattacttctcctttctaacctttagtccttcttagatGAGGTTTTGAATTTTGCTCAaacttggtagcattatttgattgttatccatccttaatactcactcaaggtgagttctctcacacctttgtattgatgattgtgtttgctagttagctcgtgtgtgattatttgaatttatactatataagtattgttttaattcgtacatgtgcactgtatgtaactaattatggatatggggataccaccaaaggatacggatttaccggtgcggtgggtaggtaagatcaccaacgtaatactcttcgtgaggtgcggtgattagggccaaatgatacgggatcttcccggtgcggttcaaacctacaagtccttctcgtaatatagacattgatttgttctttgcctttatcattataattggaaaatggattagggctagtaaatatgaatgttagtacaatgtctttgtttgaattcactaagcttcgtgattacgTTTTTCccatataacttttcaggtgttaagattaaagaggctaaggcttgacatggagcaccgggacatcgctactagttattttgttgggaccttatttttattattacttccgcacttattttatatgattattaagttgatggattctgttatgactatttcagttgttttaacttaatttaagatgagttttaaaagtttaaaatttttgcaaaaaaattgggtgtcacaagttggtatcagagccacagtttgagggaactaggcattcttgtggatgttctagactcaaatttgaggctctataagagtttattttctttttaaaatatttttcaaacctTCTAAAGACTAGTAGTGGAAGATGTCGCGGTCTACCAGTCAGCCAGCCAagtaagccttatttcttatgttaaatgtttatgttaaattgttgactatgaattggattctactagccttaaaatattagattacacacttagttagtgttaacatgtgagagagttgtaaaattaacggctagagcgaactgga
The genomic region above belongs to Lactuca sativa cultivar Salinas chromosome 4, Lsat_Salinas_v11, whole genome shotgun sequence and contains:
- the LOC128133653 gene encoding uncharacterized protein LOC128133653, which translates into the protein MAPLPRHPEMPRKCKSRVVSQLMSEGRLQGEKNMLICYNCKKPGHHWKNCRDPPASAVPHITSAVPVCYHCNKTGHKKPECPKLKTGKRDRGTNPAIASSSKGTTMVTRGRAHQMTVEEPVITTKVADTYLLDSNPDVVMFDSGATHSFVSHTFINRLGRNIGKLAHPMVVDVVDNRTIYITDVYPGYTLEFSGVEFPMDLIPIAMRELCVIVGIDWLDAFDAEIHCRKKQVRVRNPRGGELIIQGDIPRLAMASCSSAIALDDVPIVSDFSDVFAEELPGLPPIRC